A stretch of the Plasmodium berghei ANKA genome assembly, chromosome: 10 genome encodes the following:
- a CDS encoding plasmepsin IV yields the protein MEYSEKESNYSNGLMRNGSAFGHLKFDNIKSFKIQKKFQALYFIIFICIIGSIFAYMVGTNYYSTKTIDIDKIIANSEYLTIRAKIERPRDKLFKKVMNKNVSNYIKESFKLLKSGLLKKEHLTKYEDSIELDQSLGLSFIGTAELGNNKQSFSFILDTGSANLWVPSKECKSGGCAYKHRYDSSASNTYEKDGTPVSILYGSGGIKGFFSNDMFTIGHHTIPYKFIEVTETDDLEPIYTASPFDGILGLGWKSLAVGNVEPVIVEMKKTGQIENAVFSFYLPEADDSVGYFTIGGIEESFYTGDVTYEKLTNESYWQINLDVDFGIVALNNANAIVDSGTSAITAPSDFLNKFLNSIMSIPVPFIPLRIVLCHDTNLPTLKFRSKSTEYTIEPKHYLIELDPVGGICAISLIDVDIDANTFILGDVFFKKYYTIFDYDNSRVGFAVAKN from the coding sequence ATGGAATATTCCGAAAAAGAGTCAAATTACTCCAACGGACTGATGCGAAACGGTTCGGCTTTTGGGCACTtaaaatttgataatataaaaagctttaaaattcaaaaaaaatttcaagcattatattttatcatatttatttgcatAATTGGATCCATATTTGCGTATATGGTTGGAACGAATTACTATTCTACCAAAACCATCGACATAGATAAAATTATTGCAAACTCCGAATATTTAACAATTCGTGCAAAAATCGAAAGACCACgtgataaattatttaaaaaagtaatgaataaaaatgtatctAATTACATAAAAGAATCattcaaattattaaaatcaggtttattaaaaaaagagcACCTTACTAAATATGAGGATTCTATTGAATTAGATCAATCCCTTggtttatcatttattggTACTGCAGAATtaggaaataataaacaatcCTTTTCATTTATCCTTGATACGGGTTCAGCTAATTTATGGGTTCCAAGCAAAGAATGTAAATCAGGAGGTTGTGCATATAAACACAGATATGATTCATCAGCATCAAATACATATGAAAAAGATGGTACACCAGtaagtatattatatggATCTGGTGGTATAAAAGGTTTTTTTAGTAATGATATGTTTACTATTGGACATCACACAATACCATACAAATTTATTGAAGTAACTGAAACTGACGATTTAGAACCAATTTATACTGCATCTCCATTTGATGGTATTTTAGGATTAGGATGGAAAAGTTTAGCTGTTGGAAATGTAGAACCAGTTATTGtagaaatgaaaaaaacagGACAAATTGAAAATGCAGTATTCTCATTCTACTTACCAGAAGCAGATGATTCTGTTGGGTATTTTACTATTGGAGGTATTGAAGAAAGCTTTTATACTGGTGATGTTAcctatgaaaaattaactAATGAATCATATTGGCAAATTAATTTAGATGTAGATTTTGGAATAGTAGCTCTTAACAATGCTAATGCCATTGTTGATAGTGGTACAAGTGCTATCACAGCTCCATCAGATTTtcttaataaatttttgaaTAGCATAATGAGTATTCCAGTACCTTTCATTCCCCTCAGAATAGTTTTATGTCACGACACTAACTTACCAACTCTAAAATTCAGATCTAAAAGTACAGAATATACTATTGAACCAAAACATTACTTAATTGAACTTGACCCAGTCGGCGGAATATGTGCTATATCACTTATAGATGTAGATATTGATGCAAATACTTTTATTCTTGGAGATGtattctttaaaaaatactaCACTATTTTTGATTATGATAATTCAAGAGTTGGTTTTGCAGTTGCAAAaaactaa
- a CDS encoding multifunctional methyltransferase subunit TRM112, putative, whose amino-acid sequence MRLLTHNFLKCNEAKCTGGYPLIIKLNENVEGNVNIIEQEMNPEFIKNVLSKVDYEVLYSTAKQFGVSLLSSYNNNHLEDEGFLNSVHHALFKIHIMEGSLTCPKCNISFPIKDGIPNMLAANEE is encoded by the exons ATGCGACTCCTTAcgcataattttttaaaatg cAATGAGGCTAAATGCACAGGGGGGTATCccttaataataaaacttaACGAAAATGTTGAAggaaatgtaaatataatagaaCAAGAAATGAATCCagaatttataaaaaatgtattgaGTAAAGTGGATTACGAAGTTTTATATAGCACAGCTAAGCAA TTTGGAGTAAGTTTATTATCAAGCTACAATAATAACCATTTAGAGGATGAAGGTTTTTTAAACTCAGTTCATCACGCTCTTTTTAAG atTCATATAATGGAAGGCTCACTCACATGCCCAAAATGCAATATTTCTTTTCCAATAAAAGATG GTATACCTAATATGCTAGCAGCAAAtgaagaataa